Proteins from a genomic interval of Archangium lipolyticum:
- a CDS encoding cation:proton antiporter, with protein MSPLDLLSAVLVGLGYFFFFVGALGLVRFPDALSRLNAVSKAVSAGLGLTVLGLLLRADSVFAALKLLFICGIVLVASTTSAQLAGRSAVREERRRR; from the coding sequence ATGAGCCCGCTCGATCTGCTCTCCGCCGTGCTCGTGGGGCTGGGGTACTTCTTCTTCTTCGTGGGCGCGCTGGGGCTGGTGCGCTTTCCCGACGCGCTCAGCCGCCTGAACGCCGTGTCCAAGGCGGTCTCCGCCGGTCTGGGGCTCACGGTGCTGGGGCTGCTGCTCCGGGCGGACTCCGTCTTCGCCGCCCTGAAGCTGCTGTTCATCTGCGGCATCGTGCTGGTGGCCAGCACCACCAGCGCTCAGCTCGCGGGCCGCTCCGCGGTACGCGAGGAGCGGCGCCGGCGCTGA
- a CDS encoding monovalent cation/H+ antiporter complex subunit F, translating into MSLFFAGVAVLLAFTSLSVLWWWVRASTSPERMLAASLFGSSGVALLLLLAEVAGVSVLRDVALVLAVLGAVAVSTAASRPQVTRPQAARPGVAEERAR; encoded by the coding sequence ATGAGCCTGTTCTTCGCCGGAGTGGCCGTGCTCCTGGCCTTCACTTCGCTGAGCGTCCTGTGGTGGTGGGTGCGCGCATCCACCTCCCCCGAGCGCATGCTGGCCGCCAGCCTCTTCGGCTCGTCGGGCGTGGCCCTGCTGCTGCTGCTGGCGGAGGTCGCGGGCGTGTCGGTGCTGAGGGACGTGGCGCTCGTGCTCGCGGTACTGGGCGCGGTGGCCGTCTCCACCGCCGCCTCGCGTCCCCAGGTGACGCGCCCCCAGGCCGCGCGTCCTGGCGTCGCCGAGGAGCGCGCGCGATGA
- a CDS encoding Na+/H+ antiporter subunit E, with amino-acid sequence MLNVRASQLPREGRSAVLFTRLGLLSVLWAALVEGNTEGLVMGLLVVPLAAWGSLVLEPPGDVRVNPLELIRLLPLCMWLVLRGGLDVARRALLPRVPLSQGRLEVRSRVPRGPARLFLSYVASLMPGTLSVHEDGDTLCLHLLDASPESRAASLTWLRQLEARVVRVFGLPPPPRGLP; translated from the coding sequence ATGCTGAACGTTCGCGCAAGCCAGCTCCCGCGGGAAGGCCGCTCCGCGGTGCTGTTCACACGTCTGGGCCTGTTGTCCGTGTTGTGGGCCGCCCTCGTCGAGGGAAACACCGAGGGGCTCGTCATGGGCCTGCTGGTGGTGCCCCTGGCCGCGTGGGGGAGTCTCGTTCTCGAGCCCCCCGGCGACGTGCGCGTGAACCCGCTGGAGCTGATCCGTCTCCTGCCGCTGTGCATGTGGCTCGTGTTGCGTGGCGGACTCGACGTGGCCCGCCGCGCGCTCCTCCCCCGGGTGCCGCTCTCCCAGGGCCGGTTGGAGGTGCGCAGCCGGGTGCCGCGAGGCCCCGCGCGTCTCTTCCTCAGCTACGTGGCGAGCCTCATGCCCGGCACGCTCTCGGTGCACGAGGACGGGGACACCCTCTGTCTGCACCTATTGGACGCGAGCCCGGAATCGAGGGCCGCCTCACTCACCTGGCTCCGCCAGCTGGAGGCGCGGGTGGTGCGCGTCTTCGGTCTTCCCCCGCCGCCCCGAGGTCTGCCATGA